ttatattttaaatgacttgaccTGATTCTTCCTGGGGATCTTAATGGGCACTGATGAAGCAATAATTTCATTGCTAGTTTTTCATAATTACTATTtaaattgtttcatatcaaaattcaataggcctacaataggcctaagtatgtgttttatgtagtttgtggaTGACTGGTTCAGACATGTCAAATCCATAACGGCAGTTTTTCCAATACATTTCCTAATACATTACGAAATGACGCATAGttttaaaaacacactttttatgTCCAGTCAAGgctccttcatgctacatatatcacggtttcggcagtttccttcaaaattcgTTTGTAGAAAACGTGTAATCTCTCAAAAAAGTGTGTctatttcatgtcacatccataacgctaaTAAAATGCgttgtattcttaggatgtaaattattatataaaatttaAGGATTtgtcagtattcagaggacagaggttacattaaaagttatgcaaattaattcactggtACTAATTTTGCCCCtgctctaaggcattttgtttatcAATATGAGTATATAACTGTCccatccataacgctggaactgccctgCACACGTTCCTGTGATTAGTGTTGGATCTGTCAATTTGGTAAACATTTCGACCTTAAGCATTTGCTCCCCCCTCTGGTGGAAAAAAGTAGCGTTTTTCCCCCTCTTCACTGTAGACCTGGTTGCATTTACAGTATTAAATGCCGTGTATTATGCGTTCAATAAAAGAACATTGGATATTAAGATGGCCTGGGGGTGCCTTGTGCCCTTGTTTGAAAATAGGCGTTCAAAGAAAATCATAATTTAtccttacaaacaaacacaaacaacttaaTTGGGCTATTAACGTTTTAAGGTAAACTCTTGACAAAGTTCCACTGAATCACACTGACCACATCATGACCACTGAACAACGCCTTCATCAACGAGCATGCCCACATGACGAAAAGGAAGCAAAAGATACCTTTCATCCTGATCATCCTGGTTCAGGTAAACAGGAGTCATCTACTACCTATTCCCAACCCCCTTTACTTTTCATCCAGGTGATAGGCGAGGGTGTGGCGACTCCAGTGCAACCTGATGCGCGTCTTTTGGATTCTCTTCCTGTATGAATCGGAGAAGACCAAGAGGAATATTAGCCTGTCACTGTAGTATGGGTGTTTATAAAAGTTCTTAGAATGGCGTAAGAATAAAGAATACAACATGGTTAGATCGGGTAAGTTGCCTTTTTCTTGTAGAAATTAAGAAATCAACCCAAATAAGTTAGCCCAGAGCCTTATAAAGGTAGCCTACCTTTACGGCTCTGAGTTAGCCTAAGTTTTAGTGTGTGAGATTGAACTGTCGCAGGGTGGGGCAGCTCGAGTTTCACATTAGTTTGCAGCGATAAAACATATTTGCACAAGTCATTTTTGGGTTCGTTAGTTCGGTTAGACGCATGGAAGGGACGATATTTTCCTTTTGTAAAGCGTACTTTACCTGCGGTTGTTTAATGTTTTTGTagttatttttaaaacaaagcTGGAAAGAAATGTCAAAGAGATCATGATAATCTTTCCTGCGGATAAAATGATTAGACTAGTTAGACTAGACCTAGTATATTGTGGTCTCCTTTGTTTTGCTGAAACATAATTATGTGCCCATGGCTTTAAGCAAATGAGAATCACTATAAACCAATTTGGCACTGGCTGTGTGGTGGGTTAATTAGCTGGAACTCAGTGGGAGCTCAGTCTTTACACCTGTTCCTCCTGAAGAAAAGTTCAGAGTTGTATATTCAACCAGTAAAGGGCTGGAATATCATATGAATCAGCCACTTAATTATTATGAAACAGACACTTAATTATTTAATTCTTGTTTGaataaacattttcattttcaagtcATGACATACTGTATAACATATACATGTTTTATAATGTATAATCTTAAATCTTTCCTTTCTTGATAGAagatgccaaataaaacacatgCATTATCCAGTTtgaaacaaagacaaaacactTCAGAATGTCACTGACActgataggcctatatattgATATATTGAATACCAACAAACACATTTAGGCTGACTCAGTTACCATTAGTCGAAGTCCACTGATGCACAGCATTTTCTCATCCAAATGAAGAGAATGCATTGCCACATAATAACCAAGTAATTACATTCAAATGTCACCTGGTCCAATGCAGGGGTGTGCTGTGCCAACCTGGACGATGACAAGGCCCTGATGAAGATGGGCCTGGGGCTGGTGCTGGTTGGCCATGTCAACTTCCTATTGGGGGCGCTAGTGCACGGCGCCGTGCTCAGGCATGTCAACTTGCACGTCGAGGCTCGCACCATGGAGTACGCCATCTCCAACGTAATAGCGTTGGTATCAGGCCTCATGGTACAAGACTACTTTTGTTTTCAGACCACACAAAATTAAACGAGCAGTGTGTATCTACCAGTGACTGCTGAATGGTTGACATCTTAAGAAGTCAGGGTCCTGTATGTCCTCATATTGATTCATTTTATAGTACTGCTGACTGAGTAGCTGATATTCTAGTGGTTTTCTTGATTTGCCTGTGAAAGGGCACATGGCatttgtgtgtccctgtgttgaTACAACAATGCCCAACCTTTCATCTATCTGATCCCTGTTCTCCATGTTGGGACTTGTAGGCTATCATTGTTGGAATCTCAGCAATAGTCCTATcaaaaaacaggaaaaacaaGCCTTTGGTAAGAATACGAATACAAGACATTTCATGTCTCCATTCTGATGTTCATGTTCTGTACCTCAGTAGCTTCAATATCCTATCTTTAGTACTTGTATTAAGATATTGATATTGTGTTGTCTTTTCATACTTAAAGATCTATGTCAGATGTCATCTCATCATTGATGAGTATTGACTGCAGCTTTAACTCAGAGAAGATTTTCTGTATGGGTTTTCACCTTATCTCCAGAAATGGTTCCTGTTTGTGGTCAGTATATTGGCAGCTCTCCTGTCCACGGCCTCCACCGTGGGGCTGAGTGTGTCCATAATCATGACCATCATAAATGGAGGCTGGGGCCTGCTGAAATCCTGCGATAAACTCCCCATCAACTACTTCAGCATCACTACAGAATGCCGGTTTGATCCCACAAGGGTCTATGTAAGTTGCGACAGGTTTCTGTGTTTCTGAAACAAACATCGACATGGTTGCCTTGTTTGGAGACACTGGTGTGAAGAAATGTGGGGATGAGGGTTATGTGTAGATTTATGGAAATTCATAAGAGAATGTCTTCATGGTTGTTCTTGTAGATCATATTTGAGATccaagaatgtgtttgtcttttatTTCCCAGGGAACAACTATAATTCTGTGGGCTCCTCTGATCCTGATGCTGGTAGTGGAGACTGTGTTCTGTGGGCGCTGCTTTTTCGCCTGCATCTCCTACTTGCGCCTCTCCTGTCCCTGGCGCAGAAGGAAGAAGATCATCAACACCAGGAGGGTAAGCGATTGAGATAGTCACAGTCATGgccatatatatttatttatcaacGCTTATTGACCTCCATATTTTTTGGCACCATCAGTTCGacatgtctgtgttttgttAGTCTGAGTGAAATATTGTCTTGTGGAAGAGCTAATGGAGTGATTCAAAATTCAAAATGTTTGAGCTTATCTCTGCTGTGTTTCAGGTGCGTATAAAGAGCCCAATGGACCTGGAGTCCACATCTAGCCAGAGACAGTCAGAAGCAGAGCCTGCTGAACAACACGAACTGCTCAGATTCAACACTCCTACTCCTGGAACAATCTGAGCCACTGGGTGGTGCTAGAGATACAAAAACTCTTATCTATGCTATGGTAATAGCCTGCTGCCACACAAATGTCCACAAACACTGCCTCAGGTCTACCACTGGATTATTCAAAGGTCCCTTTATTAAAGAGACATTTGTTCATATCAAAACTAGGGGAAAAGGTTACTGAtatatattattgttttttttcttcaaaaaataattgtttctAGTGTATCTTGATGTGTAAGTTTTTGACTATGACCATAGATTAAATTATTGCATCCAAGTAGTGATTGCTGAGTGATTTTCGACCACATTTTCAAACTATGTTCCATTTCACATTCGAAATTCAGTGTCTTTTATGAGTTTGACACATATAGATAATTTGTTAAAtgatactgtacagtatattggGAATGACATGTAATTTATGTTAAGTATGTTTGCTTGCTTCTAGAGTATGTTTATTCTGACAGTGTTTTGgtaaacatgttttttaatataGTGTCTGTGTCCGAGTTGCTTTTGTTCAGTCAACTTACAAGCATGCCAAAGACAAACAAATTAGAATACCACAATATCCGCCCACCAATCTCTGGTAATAAAAATCCTGTTCCATGAGTTAAATTCAAACTTGGAATTGAAGGGATTAGTGATCAAATAAGACAAAGGAACACATTATGAATTTTTGCACTCAACACATAACATTACTTGTCAACCACATTGTCAAACAGGGATTAGGTATCAAAACAGAGTATGCCTCATGTTTGTATAAGGAATTTATTAAAGTTCAACATAAGAACGATTGTCATAACAAGAGAATACTTAATTGCTTcaataactaactaactggAAAGCACAAATCACTAAATCATGCAAAAACTGACACATTAAAGACAATATGTAAATAATGAAAGACAGGGTATTCCAAATAGAGCAATCAGCTATTGTGTATTCCCTGGTATAAGTTGTGTTCAGTGTTAGAAAGTAACTTTCTAACACTGCAATAACAATACTTAAAGGACTGTCGTTGTTTAAGCTTGTCTACCATAACATGTTCAGACACAGAGGATGTCCAGACAAAATAAAGACCATACAAGGAAAGAAACAACCAGATACCTACATTTATACCTACATTACAAATATACTGACATGCACCTATTATTCCACTCTAAGTAGATGGCTAAATATGTACATagataaacagacaaaaacacatataCTTTCCAATAATTTGGTGCTTTAGAAATTTCCAGCTGagtctccattctctctctctctccctctcacacacacatacacacacacacacacacacacacacacacacacacacaaagacacaaagatAATGCACCTTAACTTAACAACCAACACTGGCTAAATCTAAAATCCCTTAAATCACGTTCATCAGCTATCTGTATAATTACGTCTCTCCACCTCTGTCTCAGATTAATTCCATTGGGAGCTTGGTTGGTTTGGTGGGTGTGGAAAGATAAATATGCGTATTTACGAAGGAACAGACACATTACTGCTTAATACACCATAATTAACTATATCCTCTTGATTCCACCTACGGCATCATCCATACAAGAAAAAAAGTCTAAATATTTTGTTATACATGTATAACTGCTTGAAAGAGCTTTGAATCATAAACTGGCACACAAAAAAAGCAGACAGTAATttcttttttggccttttttatGAGAAGTCAGTCACCCATTTCAATCCAGGACCCTGAGTATAGAAGGCCTAATCCTTTTGCATGGCAGCACATCTGGACACTGAACTGTTCACTAAAACAGCATGCTGTTACAGGCCTTCCTGGTACTGCCTTTCAGTGGATGTGGCGAAGTCCTCCAGTACACACTTCAGGTACTCAAAAGTGGGCCTGTCCTCGGGGACCTCGGTCCAGCAGTGCTGCATAATGCCGTAGAGACCGTCCGGACAGTTTTCTGGCTGGGGCATCCTGTAACCACGCTCCAGGTTCTGGATCACCTCTGGGTTAGTCATTCCTTAGAAAGGCATTGGGAGAAGAGAATGTCTTTAGCATTTGGTGACTGGAGTGAGTAGTTTAAGTGAGTATAGAATACTAGCTTGCCTAACAAGTTGACATCCTGGAGAGAGTATGGTATGATTACAAGTAATATTAATTGTAGCTGTTTTTGTACAACCATGTCTAAGATTGGTCCTTATATAAAAGTATGGGCACCTGGGTAAGGGATTCGTCCGTATGTCACAATTTCAGTTAGCAGGACCCCAAAAGACCAGACGTCTGACTTGATGGAGAAGGTTCCATAGTTTATTGCCTCTGGGGCAGTCCATTTGATGGGGAATTTAGCACCTGCCAGACAGAAGATTTCTCATCAAATATGACTTTACAGAAACACTTGACACTAGATGGCAGTATGTCACAATTTAGAGC
Above is a genomic segment from Alosa alosa isolate M-15738 ecotype Scorff River chromosome 19, AALO_Geno_1.1, whole genome shotgun sequence containing:
- the tmem54a gene encoding transmembrane protein 54a; this translates as MVRSGVCCANLDDDKALMKMGLGLVLVGHVNFLLGALVHGAVLRHVNLHVEARTMEYAISNVIALVSGLMAIIVGISAIVLSKNRKNKPLKWFLFVVSILAALLSTASTVGLSVSIIMTIINGGWGLLKSCDKLPINYFSITTECRFDPTRVYGTTIILWAPLILMLVVETVFCGRCFFACISYLRLSCPWRRRKKIINTRRVRIKSPMDLESTSSQRQSEAEPAEQHELLRFNTPTPGTI